In Musa acuminata AAA Group cultivar baxijiao chromosome BXJ3-9, Cavendish_Baxijiao_AAA, whole genome shotgun sequence, a single genomic region encodes these proteins:
- the LOC135648569 gene encoding nuclear matrix constituent protein 1-like isoform X2, translating into MVGNAMPHPEELSFRGDGEDRDGEQMEAEVWRRIREAGFLDEAVLQRRDRRALVRRVLELEKELYQYQYHMGLLLIEKKESAAKYKKLLQEMSEAVQIQKHMQAAHNVAVSEFEKKEEDMRRAMRFQRQSIVNLEKALNEMHAEVAEAKLESQKKLFELHALEATVEEKYLEAKGKLHSLNARLAEVSRKSSEIDRRLQDVEARECKVHKESSFFIIEKNTFEKDLAQQRKGLQAWEQELQDSQKKLARWHSFLNEREMEAHERCNTLKKKEKELEESWKTLEIFNDSIKLKEEDMFMRLRDLDAKEKEAVIKQELLEKKEKELLAIEDPLSNRESVDIQKIIDDHDSILESTKEEFELETEMNRRAVDEQLKRGMDVVAHKEIILENRNKNIFKREQLLEREMRNLKNRETKDDMMLNDLKESIENENELRQERSKLEKEWELFGERRLPPVEDLDQLYDERERFGQWKHNEEERLRMENLEVLGHVQMDLVDSRLNEEALKDKTAYQNKDDIELFNGENAHIAHEVDVYTMERNQEKVKETLHEKENDPNRRSNIVLNNCNTWSSPDESKILKLKEPADQLQGEEKFFHGKKNEAGQITPRISQDNNDQVEEPAIKGDYLLPPDEQLKACRNCGVEDGGESILSRENAEESDLEAHTSRMQRCSRLLNFSPDRITTERSDKSVCLHGEPLGHEDNLEPGPLPGDVDVFQWAQSTSGVQYSAIPERLNKDSDATKSFLEIADSSADIMKLYDNQKYMEKPPFPFADEQKDREGCSVFPELDSVPQPSRQKQCDPDVRRRSVFAENSCSVNALIDDANLGETPQSKRNEKTIYKEKGLFEDDSLEEGSFSDDQVELSDEEWYLSDEHETTSIELEEESAEAHSEDVSSLGCCSKMENSPETDIPGLKRYNFRLTTIARAVACRTKRKKREELEVTLECKVLKVFEHDGEEAQSHACDSESLSQK; encoded by the exons ATGGTTGGCAACGCGATGCCGCATCCGGAGGAGCTGTCGTTTCGTGGTGATGGTGAGGATCGTGATGGAGAACAGATGGAGGCGGAGGTGTGGAGGCGGATTAGAGAGGCCGGGTTTCTCGATGAGGCTGTGTTGCAGAGGAGGGATAGGAGAGCACTCGTTCGAAGAGTACTCGAGCTTGAGAAAGAG CTTTATCAGTACCAGTATCATATGGGGCTCCTTTTGATAGAGAAGAAGGAATCAGCTGCTAAATACAAAAAGCTATTGCAAGAAATGTCTGAGGCAGTGCAAATCCAAAAGCACATGCAAGCGGCACATAATGTTGCTGTTTCTGAATTTGAAAAGAAAGAGGAAGATATGAGGAGGGCCATGCGCTTTCAGAGGCAATCCATTGTTAAT CTTGAGAAGGCTTTGAATGAGATGCATGCTGAAGTTGCTGAGGCTAAATTGGAATCTCAGAAAAAGTTGTTCGAATTGCATGCTCTTGAGGCCACTGTCGAAGAGAAATACTTGGAGGCTAAAGGAAAGCTACATTCTTTGAATGCCAGGCTAGCAGAAGTTAGTCGGAAAAGTTCCGAGATAGATAGAAGATTACAGGATGTGGAGGCTCGTGAGTGTAAAGTTCATAAAGAATCCTCATTCTTTATCATTGA AAAAAACACATTTGAGAAGGATCTTGCACAACAAAGAAAGGGTTTGCAAGCTTGGGAACAGGAGCTGCAGGATAGTCAGAAGAAGCTTGCCAGGTGGCATAGCTTTCTAAATGAGAGAGAGATGGAGGCACATGAGAGATGCAACACtcttaagaagaaagaaaaggaacttGAAGAGTCATGGAAGACCTTGGAGATTTTCAATGATTCAATTAAATTGAAAGAAGAGGATATGTTCATGAGGCTTAGAGATTTAGATGCGAAAGAAAAG GAAGCTGTAATAAAGCAGGAGTTGTtagagaagaaagagaaagaattactTGCCATCGAAGATCCACTGAGCAATAGAGAAAGT GTGGACATCCAAAAAATCATTGATGACCATGATTCCATCTTAGAATCTACAAAAGAAGAGTTTGAGCTGGAAACTGAGATGAATAGAAGAGCTGTTGATGAACAACTGAAAAGGGGAATGGATGTGGTGGCACATAAGGAAATCATACTTGagaatagaaataaaaatattttcaagagagaacaacttttggagAGAGAAATGAGGAACCTGAAGAACAGAGAGACAAAAGATGACATGATGTTGAATGATTTGAAAGAATCAATTGAAAATGAAAACGAACTGAGACAGGAAAGGAGCAAACTTGAGAAGGAGTGGGAATTGTTCGGTGAGAGAAGATTGCCACCAGTAGAAGATTTAGACCAGCTCTATGATGAAAGAGAAAGGTTTGGTCAATGGAAACACAATGAAGAGGAGAGATTGAGAATGGAGAATTTGGAAGTGCTTGGTCATGTCCAAATGGATCTAGTAGATTCTAGATTGAATGAAGAGGCTTTGAAGGATAAAACAGCATATCAGAATAAGGACGATATTGAACTGTTTAATGGTGAAAATGCTCATATTGCTCATGAAGTTGATGTCTACACTATGGAGAGGAAccaagagaaggttaaggaaacTCTGCATGAAAAGGAGAATGATCCTAACAGGAGAAGCAACATTGTACTAAACAATTGCAACACTTGGAGCAGTCCAGATGAGTCAAAGATTCTAAAGTTGAAAGAGCCGGCAGATCAGTTACAAGGTGAAGAAAAGTTCTTTCATGGAAAGAAAAATGAAGCTGGTCAAATTACACCAAGAATAAGCCAGGACAATAATGATCAAGTAGAAGAACCTGCCATAAAAGGTGACTATTTGCTTCCACCAGATGAGCAGCTTAAGGCTTGCAGAAATTGTGGAGTCGAGGATGGAGGGGAGTCAATATTGTCTCGTGAGAATGCTGAAGAATCTGACCTGGAAGCACACACATCGCGTATGCAAAGATGTTCAAGATTATTGAACTTTTCTCCTGATAGAATAACCACAGAACGTAGTGACAAGTCTGTTTGTCTTCATGGAGAACCTTTAGGGCATGAAGACAACCTTGAACCTGGGCCATTGCCTGGAGATGTTGATGTTTTCCAGTGGGCTCAGTCTACTAGTGGAGTCCAGTACAGTGCAATACCAGAAAGATTAAACAAAGATAGTGATGCCACAAAATCTTTCCTTGAAATTGCAGATAGTTCTGCAGATATTATGAAGTTATATGATAACCAAAAGTATATGGAAAAGCCTCCTTTTCCCTTTGCTGATGAACAAAAGGACAGGGAGGGATGTTCTGTCTTTCCTGAATTGGATTCTGTGCCTCAGCCTTCGAGACAGAAACAGTGTGATCCTGATGTGAGGAGGAGGTCTGTATTTGCTGAAAATTCATGTTCTGTTAATGCACTTATTGATGATGCCAACCTTGGTGAGACTCCTCAAAGTAAACGCAATGAAAAGACCATTTACAAAGAAAAAGGTCTTTTCGAAGATGATTCTCTTGAAGAAGGTTCTTTCAGTGATGATCAAGTAGAATTAAGTGATGAGGAGTGGTACCTTTCTGATGAACATGAAACGACGAGTATCGAGCTGGAAGAAGAATCTGCTGAAGCTCATTCTGAGGATGTATCATCACTAGGATGTTGCAGTAAAATGGAAAATTCCCCTGAGACAGATATCCCAGGACTAAAACGCTATAATTTTAGACTCACCACAAT TGCGCGTGCAGTTGCATGTCGGACTAAACGAAAGAAGAGAGAAGAGCTTGAGGTGACGCTTGAATGCAAGGTACTGAAGGTTTTTGAGCATGATGGTGAAGAAGCTCAAAGTCATGCATGTGATAGCGAGAGCCTCTCTCAGAAGTGA
- the LOC135648569 gene encoding nuclear matrix constituent protein 1-like isoform X1, whose translation MHAPQKKGWFISKRAIPARGNWPAPPEPGNYGGVVPCKGEGREVMVGNAMPHPEELSFRRDGEDRDGEQMEAEVWRQIREAGFLDEVVLQRRDRRALVRRVLELEKELYQYQYHMGLLLIEKKESAAKYKKLLQEMSEAVQIQKHMQAAHNVAVSEFEKKEEDMRRAMRFQRQSIVNLEKALNEMHAEVAEAKLESQKKLFELHALEATVEEKYLEAKGKLHSLNARLAEVSRKSSEIDRRLQDVEARECKVHKESSFFIIEKNTFEKDLAQQRKGLQAWEQELQDSQKKLARWHSFLNEREMEAHERCNTLKKKEKELEESWKTLEIFNDSIKLKEEDMFMRLRDLDAKEKEAVIKQELLEKKEKELLAIEDPLSNRESVDIQKIIDDHDSILESTKEEFELETEMNRRAVDEQLKRGMDVVAHKEIILENRNKNIFKREQLLEREMRNLKNRETKDDMMLNDLKESIENENELRQERSKLEKEWELFGERRLPPVEDLDQLYDERERFGQWKHNEEERLRMENLEVLGHVQMDLVDSRLNEEALKDKTAYQNKDDIELFNGENAHIAHEVDVYTMERNQEKVKETLHEKENDPNRRSNIVLNNCNTWSSPDESKILKLKEPADQLQGEEKFFHGKKNEAGQITPRISQDNNDQVEEPAIKGDYLLPPDEQLKACRNCGVEDGGESILSRENAEESDLEAHTSRMQRCSRLLNFSPDRITTERSDKSVCLHGEPLGHEDNLEPGPLPGDVDVFQWAQSTSGVQYSAIPERLNKDSDATKSFLEIADSSADIMKLYDNQKYMEKPPFPFADEQKDREGCSVFPELDSVPQPSRQKQCDPDVRRRSVFAENSCSVNALIDDANLGETPQSKRNEKTIYKEKGLFEDDSLEEGSFSDDQVELSDEEWYLSDEHETTSIELEEESAEAHSEDVSSLGCCSKMENSPETDIPGLKRYNFRLTTIARAVACRTKRKKREELEVTLECKVLKVFEHDGEEAQSHACDSESLSQK comes from the exons ATGCATGCGCCGCAGAAGAAGGGTTGGTTTATCTCGAAAAGGGCTATTCCAGCGAGGGGGAATTGGCCTGCCCCACCGGAACCTGGGAATTATGGCGGTGTGGTTCCTTGCAAGGGGGAAggtagagaggtgatggtcggcaACGCGATGCCGCATCCGGAGGAGCTGTCGTTTCGTCGTGATGGTGAGGATCGTGATGGAGAACAGATGGAGGCGGAGGTGTGGAGGCAGATTAGAGAGGCCGGGTTTCTCGATGAGGTCGTGTTGCAGAGGAGGGATAGGCGAGCACTCGTTCGAAGAGTACTGGAGCTTGAGAAAGAG CTTTATCAGTACCAGTATCATATGGGGCTCCTTTTGATAGAGAAGAAGGAATCAGCTGCTAAATACAAAAAGCTATTGCAAGAAATGTCTGAGGCAGTGCAAATCCAAAAGCACATGCAAGCGGCACATAATGTTGCTGTTTCTGAATTTGAAAAGAAAGAGGAAGATATGAGGAGGGCCATGCGCTTTCAGAGGCAATCCATTGTTAAT CTTGAGAAGGCTTTGAATGAGATGCATGCTGAAGTTGCTGAGGCTAAATTGGAATCTCAGAAAAAGTTGTTCGAATTGCATGCTCTTGAGGCCACTGTCGAAGAGAAATACTTGGAGGCTAAAGGAAAGCTACATTCTTTGAATGCCAGGCTAGCAGAAGTTAGTCGGAAAAGTTCCGAGATAGATAGAAGATTACAGGATGTGGAGGCTCGTGAGTGTAAAGTTCATAAAGAATCCTCATTCTTTATCATTGA AAAAAACACATTTGAGAAGGATCTTGCACAACAAAGAAAGGGTTTGCAAGCTTGGGAACAGGAGCTGCAGGATAGTCAGAAGAAGCTTGCCAGGTGGCATAGCTTTCTAAATGAGAGAGAGATGGAGGCACATGAGAGATGCAACACtcttaagaagaaagaaaaggaacttGAAGAGTCATGGAAGACCTTGGAGATTTTCAATGATTCAATTAAATTGAAAGAAGAGGATATGTTCATGAGGCTTAGAGATTTAGATGCGAAAGAAAAG GAAGCTGTAATAAAGCAGGAGTTGTtagagaagaaagagaaagaattactTGCCATCGAAGATCCACTGAGCAATAGAGAAAGT GTGGACATCCAAAAAATCATTGATGACCATGATTCCATCTTAGAATCTACAAAAGAAGAGTTTGAGCTGGAAACTGAGATGAATAGAAGAGCTGTTGATGAACAACTGAAAAGGGGAATGGATGTGGTGGCACATAAGGAAATCATACTTGagaatagaaataaaaatattttcaagagagaacaacttttggagAGAGAAATGAGGAACCTGAAGAACAGAGAGACAAAAGATGACATGATGTTGAATGATTTGAAAGAATCAATTGAAAATGAAAACGAACTGAGACAGGAAAGGAGCAAACTTGAGAAGGAGTGGGAATTGTTCGGTGAGAGAAGATTGCCACCAGTAGAAGATTTAGACCAGCTCTATGATGAAAGAGAAAGGTTTGGTCAATGGAAACACAATGAAGAGGAGAGATTGAGAATGGAGAATTTGGAAGTGCTTGGTCATGTCCAAATGGATCTAGTAGATTCTAGATTGAATGAAGAGGCTTTGAAGGATAAAACAGCATATCAGAATAAGGACGATATTGAACTGTTTAATGGTGAAAATGCTCATATTGCTCATGAAGTTGATGTCTACACTATGGAGAGGAAccaagagaaggttaaggaaacTCTGCATGAAAAGGAGAATGATCCTAACAGGAGAAGCAACATTGTACTAAACAATTGCAACACTTGGAGCAGTCCAGATGAGTCAAAGATTCTAAAGTTGAAAGAGCCGGCAGATCAGTTACAAGGTGAAGAAAAGTTCTTTCATGGAAAGAAAAATGAAGCTGGTCAAATTACACCAAGAATAAGCCAGGACAATAATGATCAAGTAGAAGAACCTGCCATAAAAGGTGACTATTTGCTTCCACCAGATGAGCAGCTTAAGGCTTGCAGAAATTGTGGAGTCGAGGATGGAGGGGAGTCAATATTGTCTCGTGAGAATGCTGAAGAATCTGACCTGGAAGCACACACATCGCGTATGCAAAGATGTTCAAGATTATTGAACTTTTCTCCTGATAGAATAACCACAGAACGTAGTGACAAGTCTGTTTGTCTTCATGGAGAACCTTTAGGGCATGAAGACAACCTTGAACCTGGGCCATTGCCTGGAGATGTTGATGTTTTCCAGTGGGCTCAGTCTACTAGTGGAGTCCAGTACAGTGCAATACCAGAAAGATTAAACAAAGATAGTGATGCCACAAAATCTTTCCTTGAAATTGCAGATAGTTCTGCAGATATTATGAAGTTATATGATAACCAAAAGTATATGGAAAAGCCTCCTTTTCCCTTTGCTGATGAACAAAAGGACAGGGAGGGATGTTCTGTCTTTCCTGAATTGGATTCTGTGCCTCAGCCTTCGAGACAGAAACAGTGTGATCCTGATGTGAGGAGGAGGTCTGTATTTGCTGAAAATTCATGTTCTGTTAATGCACTTATTGATGATGCCAACCTTGGTGAGACTCCTCAAAGTAAACGCAATGAAAAGACCATTTACAAAGAAAAAGGTCTTTTCGAAGATGATTCTCTTGAAGAAGGTTCTTTCAGTGATGATCAAGTAGAATTAAGTGATGAGGAGTGGTACCTTTCTGATGAACATGAAACGACGAGTATCGAGCTGGAAGAAGAATCTGCTGAAGCTCATTCTGAGGATGTATCATCACTAGGATGTTGCAGTAAAATGGAAAATTCCCCTGAGACAGATATCCCAGGACTAAAACGCTATAATTTTAGACTCACCACAAT TGCGCGTGCAGTTGCATGTCGGACTAAACGAAAGAAGAGAGAAGAGCTTGAGGTGACGCTTGAATGCAAGGTACTGAAGGTTTTTGAGCATGATGGTGAAGAAGCTCAAAGTCATGCATGTGATAGCGAGAGCCTCTCTCAGAAGTGA
- the LOC135648569 gene encoding nuclear matrix constituent protein 1-like isoform X3, whose amino-acid sequence MHAPQKKGWFISKRAIPARGNWPAPPEPGNYGGVVPCKGEGREVMVGNAMPHPEELSFRRDGEDRDGEQMEAEVWRQIREAGFLDEVVLQRRDRRALVRRVLELEKELYQYQYHMGLLLIEKKESAAKYKKLLQEMSEAVQIQKHMQAAHNVAVSEFEKKEEDMRRAMRFQRQSIVNLEKALNEMHAEVAEAKLESQKKLFELHALEATVEEKYLEAKGKLHSLNARLAEVSRKSSEIDRRLQDVEARECKVHKESSFFIIEKNTFEKDLAQQRKGLQAWEQELQDSQKKLARWHSFLNEREMEAHERCNTLKKKEKELEESWKTLEIFNDSIKLKEEDMFMRLRDLDAKEKEAVIKQELLEKKEKELLAIEDPLSNRESVDIQKIIDDHDSILESTKEEFELETEMNRRAVDEQLKRGMDVVAHKEIILENRNKNIFKREQLLEREMRNLKNRETKDDMMLNDLKESIENENELRQERSKLEKEWELFGERRLPPVEDLDQLYDERERFGQWKHNEEERLRMENLEVLGHVQMDLVDSRLNEEALKDKTAYQNKDDIELFNGENAHIAHEVDVYTMERNQEKVKETLHEKENDPNRRSNIVLNNCNTWSSPDESKILKLKEPADQLQGEEKFFHGKKNEAGQITPRISQDNNDQVEEPAIKGDYLLPPDEQLKACRNCGVEDGGESILSRENAEESDLEAHTSRMQRCSRLLNFSPDRITTERSDKSVCLHGEPLGHEDNLEPGPLPGDVDVFQWAQSTSGVQYSAIPERLNKDSDATKSFLEIADSSADIMKLYDNQKYMEKPPFPFADEQKDREGCSVFPELDSVPQPSRQKQCDPDVRRRSVFAENSCSVNALIDDANLGETPQSKRNEKTIYKEKGLFEDDSLEEGSFSDDQVELSDEEWYLSDEHETTSIELEEESAEAHSEDVSSLGCCSKMENSPETDIPGLKRYNFRLTTICMSD is encoded by the exons ATGCATGCGCCGCAGAAGAAGGGTTGGTTTATCTCGAAAAGGGCTATTCCAGCGAGGGGGAATTGGCCTGCCCCACCGGAACCTGGGAATTATGGCGGTGTGGTTCCTTGCAAGGGGGAAggtagagaggtgatggtcggcaACGCGATGCCGCATCCGGAGGAGCTGTCGTTTCGTCGTGATGGTGAGGATCGTGATGGAGAACAGATGGAGGCGGAGGTGTGGAGGCAGATTAGAGAGGCCGGGTTTCTCGATGAGGTCGTGTTGCAGAGGAGGGATAGGCGAGCACTCGTTCGAAGAGTACTGGAGCTTGAGAAAGAG CTTTATCAGTACCAGTATCATATGGGGCTCCTTTTGATAGAGAAGAAGGAATCAGCTGCTAAATACAAAAAGCTATTGCAAGAAATGTCTGAGGCAGTGCAAATCCAAAAGCACATGCAAGCGGCACATAATGTTGCTGTTTCTGAATTTGAAAAGAAAGAGGAAGATATGAGGAGGGCCATGCGCTTTCAGAGGCAATCCATTGTTAAT CTTGAGAAGGCTTTGAATGAGATGCATGCTGAAGTTGCTGAGGCTAAATTGGAATCTCAGAAAAAGTTGTTCGAATTGCATGCTCTTGAGGCCACTGTCGAAGAGAAATACTTGGAGGCTAAAGGAAAGCTACATTCTTTGAATGCCAGGCTAGCAGAAGTTAGTCGGAAAAGTTCCGAGATAGATAGAAGATTACAGGATGTGGAGGCTCGTGAGTGTAAAGTTCATAAAGAATCCTCATTCTTTATCATTGA AAAAAACACATTTGAGAAGGATCTTGCACAACAAAGAAAGGGTTTGCAAGCTTGGGAACAGGAGCTGCAGGATAGTCAGAAGAAGCTTGCCAGGTGGCATAGCTTTCTAAATGAGAGAGAGATGGAGGCACATGAGAGATGCAACACtcttaagaagaaagaaaaggaacttGAAGAGTCATGGAAGACCTTGGAGATTTTCAATGATTCAATTAAATTGAAAGAAGAGGATATGTTCATGAGGCTTAGAGATTTAGATGCGAAAGAAAAG GAAGCTGTAATAAAGCAGGAGTTGTtagagaagaaagagaaagaattactTGCCATCGAAGATCCACTGAGCAATAGAGAAAGT GTGGACATCCAAAAAATCATTGATGACCATGATTCCATCTTAGAATCTACAAAAGAAGAGTTTGAGCTGGAAACTGAGATGAATAGAAGAGCTGTTGATGAACAACTGAAAAGGGGAATGGATGTGGTGGCACATAAGGAAATCATACTTGagaatagaaataaaaatattttcaagagagaacaacttttggagAGAGAAATGAGGAACCTGAAGAACAGAGAGACAAAAGATGACATGATGTTGAATGATTTGAAAGAATCAATTGAAAATGAAAACGAACTGAGACAGGAAAGGAGCAAACTTGAGAAGGAGTGGGAATTGTTCGGTGAGAGAAGATTGCCACCAGTAGAAGATTTAGACCAGCTCTATGATGAAAGAGAAAGGTTTGGTCAATGGAAACACAATGAAGAGGAGAGATTGAGAATGGAGAATTTGGAAGTGCTTGGTCATGTCCAAATGGATCTAGTAGATTCTAGATTGAATGAAGAGGCTTTGAAGGATAAAACAGCATATCAGAATAAGGACGATATTGAACTGTTTAATGGTGAAAATGCTCATATTGCTCATGAAGTTGATGTCTACACTATGGAGAGGAAccaagagaaggttaaggaaacTCTGCATGAAAAGGAGAATGATCCTAACAGGAGAAGCAACATTGTACTAAACAATTGCAACACTTGGAGCAGTCCAGATGAGTCAAAGATTCTAAAGTTGAAAGAGCCGGCAGATCAGTTACAAGGTGAAGAAAAGTTCTTTCATGGAAAGAAAAATGAAGCTGGTCAAATTACACCAAGAATAAGCCAGGACAATAATGATCAAGTAGAAGAACCTGCCATAAAAGGTGACTATTTGCTTCCACCAGATGAGCAGCTTAAGGCTTGCAGAAATTGTGGAGTCGAGGATGGAGGGGAGTCAATATTGTCTCGTGAGAATGCTGAAGAATCTGACCTGGAAGCACACACATCGCGTATGCAAAGATGTTCAAGATTATTGAACTTTTCTCCTGATAGAATAACCACAGAACGTAGTGACAAGTCTGTTTGTCTTCATGGAGAACCTTTAGGGCATGAAGACAACCTTGAACCTGGGCCATTGCCTGGAGATGTTGATGTTTTCCAGTGGGCTCAGTCTACTAGTGGAGTCCAGTACAGTGCAATACCAGAAAGATTAAACAAAGATAGTGATGCCACAAAATCTTTCCTTGAAATTGCAGATAGTTCTGCAGATATTATGAAGTTATATGATAACCAAAAGTATATGGAAAAGCCTCCTTTTCCCTTTGCTGATGAACAAAAGGACAGGGAGGGATGTTCTGTCTTTCCTGAATTGGATTCTGTGCCTCAGCCTTCGAGACAGAAACAGTGTGATCCTGATGTGAGGAGGAGGTCTGTATTTGCTGAAAATTCATGTTCTGTTAATGCACTTATTGATGATGCCAACCTTGGTGAGACTCCTCAAAGTAAACGCAATGAAAAGACCATTTACAAAGAAAAAGGTCTTTTCGAAGATGATTCTCTTGAAGAAGGTTCTTTCAGTGATGATCAAGTAGAATTAAGTGATGAGGAGTGGTACCTTTCTGATGAACATGAAACGACGAGTATCGAGCTGGAAGAAGAATCTGCTGAAGCTCATTCTGAGGATGTATCATCACTAGGATGTTGCAGTAAAATGGAAAATTCCCCTGAGACAGATATCCCAGGACTAAAACGCTATAATTTTAGACTCACCACAAT TTGCATGTCGGACTAA